The DNA window GAATTATTTTCAGGAAGTTCTTATCAACAAACAGGTTTATGCCAATCAATATACAGGGGAAATTTTAGCGATCTATGATGAGAAATATGATTTCTTTACGATTTTAAAATACATTCACTGGGGCCTTCTTCTAAAGGCCGACTGGGGAGCTTATGTAGTTGGAATACCTGTCGTTATTTTTATTATTATGTTGATCACAGGAATTATCCTATGGTGGCCACAAAATAAAAAAGCCAGAAAAGGACGTTTTTGGTTCAACTGGAAAGATGTAAAAACATGGAAACGGAAAAACTATGATCTCCATAATGTCCTGGGCTTTTACGCATCATTTATAGCTCTGTTATTAAGTGTTACAGGAATCTATTTCACTTATCCATACGTTAAAAATGTCTTTAATTTCACATTATCTGGTTCATTTGAGTTGCCAAAAGAAAAAGAGCTTAAATCTCCTGATTCTCTATTGGGAAAAAACATTTCGGTTTTTGATCTGGCTGCTCATGAAACAAGGAAATTATACCCCACATCTTCGAGCTTCAGATTTCCATTGAATGGAAAAAACAAAAAAGGAAAAGACTTGAAAAACATTCCTGTTACTGTCTATCAGAAAGACGGAAGGTTTAGTGAAAGGAACATATTGATCTTCGATAAATACTCAGGAAAACTATTGGCAAACAAACCTCATCAGAATTTAAGTACTGCTGAAAAATATTCCAATGCAAATTATGATATCCACACAGGATCTTATTTTGGATTGGTTGGTAAAATTATCTGGTTCATTGCCGGTCTAATTTGCACGTCATTACCGGTTACCGGATTCCTGGTATGGTGGGGAAAAAGAAAAAAACAAGGGAAAAAAATATAATGAAAAAAGCTATTTTATCAGTAGCGTGTCTAGGAACTGTAACAGTTTTTGCTCAGGTTAAAGATACATTACAAACTAAGAATGTAGAAGAAGTCGTACTGACTGCCTCAAGAAAGAAAGAAAACATTAAAGAGGTACCAAGTTCTATTACCATCGTTGGCGAAAAACAAGTTCAGTCTCAATTAACGGTCAACTCGGATATTACAAGTATTCTTCAATATACCGTTCCGAGTTTGGGAACAAGTTCGGGACAAACTTCCAACTCAGGGCAAACCCTTAGGGGACGTCAGGTTTTGGTTCTTATCGATGGAATTCCTCAGTCTACACCATTAAGAAATGGAGCAAGAGATTTACGGTCAATTGATCCCTCAGTTATTGAAAGAATTGAGGTCATTAAAGGTGCTTCATCCATTTATGGAAACGGAGCTGATGGTGGTATCATTAACTATATAACCAAAAGAAGCAAATCAGATCAGAAGATTTCAGGTATTTCTCAGCTCGGTATTACAGGTCAGCCGTATGGAGGAACATTAGGATTCAGAGCAAGCCAGCTTTTATCTGGTAAAATCACTGACAAATTCGATTATGTAGCCTCTTTAGCCTACGAAAGAACGGGCTATATGAAAGATGCAGATGGTGTTACTTTAA is part of the Chryseobacterium paludis genome and encodes:
- a CDS encoding PepSY-associated TM helix domain-containing protein, with amino-acid sequence MHKKHHHKKKRPATKKWSAKLHLWFGLSVGMIVFIVSLSGTLYVFKDEIQNVLRKDAIELKKETITSQPLSVELLREKITLELNEKYPLSSIEIPLDKSKSYGFLYYKKNKKGWNYFQEVLINKQVYANQYTGEILAIYDEKYDFFTILKYIHWGLLLKADWGAYVVGIPVVIFIIMLITGIILWWPQNKKARKGRFWFNWKDVKTWKRKNYDLHNVLGFYASFIALLLSVTGIYFTYPYVKNVFNFTLSGSFELPKEKELKSPDSLLGKNISVFDLAAHETRKLYPTSSSFRFPLNGKNKKGKDLKNIPVTVYQKDGRFSERNILIFDKYSGKLLANKPHQNLSTAEKYSNANYDIHTGSYFGLVGKIIWFIAGLICTSLPVTGFLVWWGKRKKQGKKI